Genomic segment of Sphingopyxis lindanitolerans:
TCCGCGCTGTCCATCAGCGCCTGCAAACCGGCGCGGCTGTCGGACAGGGTGCAGTTATATTCCGTCGCCACGACACCGATCGATCCAGGGGCAGGGCCTTGCGCCTGCGGGGCTTCAACTTAATCGAGTGGAAAAATTTCACAATCGCTACATAAGGGTGCGCGGCGGCGCGCGCCAAAGGGCAATGGGACGGAATGATGGATATCAGCGAACAGCAACTCGACGGCGCATGGCTGGTCGCGGCATCGGGACGGATCGACAGCAACAGCGCGCCGGAACTGGAAGCGGTCCTGCCCGATCGCGTCCAGCAGCATCCGGCGACGATCATGGACCTGGCTGGTGTCGCCTATGTCAGCTCGGCCGGGCTGCGCGTCTTTCTGAAAGGGATGAAGGCGGCGAAGGCCGGGGGGCACCGGCTGGTGCTGACCGGCCTGTCGCCCGCGGTCCACGAGGTTTTCGACATCAGCGGTTTCACGCCGATCTTTGCCATCGAGGCCGATGTCGCGGCGGGGCTTGCCGCGCTCGGCTGATCAGGCCGGACCGACGACGGCAAGGGCGCCGTTCGGTTCGAGCAGCGCCTCGATCCGGTCGATCGTCGTGGCGGGCGGTGCATCGCCGGTCGCGCG
This window contains:
- a CDS encoding STAS domain-containing protein → MDISEQQLDGAWLVAASGRIDSNSAPELEAVLPDRVQQHPATIMDLAGVAYVSSAGLRVFLKGMKAAKAGGHRLVLTGLSPAVHEVFDISGFTPIFAIEADVAAGLAALG